The Bacteroidota bacterium genome has a window encoding:
- a CDS encoding B12-binding domain-containing radical SAM protein produces MKILFTHGYFLREDPREQQIMKPYPPLGILYLSAWLEQNGFINEVFDSTFSDFETLCRKLEQEPPQVLAVYTNLMTKLNVLRLIRHVRSTEALSGTRIVLGGPEVRNHAENFLRHGADLIVVGEGEETMLDIVRRLQERGAGIRNFELATGIDGCITLDDRGELSQSPERRLLRDLDELPAPARHQIQLTRYLDAWRSRHGYSAISVSTMRGCPYTCKWCSRAVYGQTYRRRSPEKVVDELAQLKQRYDFDTIWFVDDVFTISHRWLEGFRDALVNRGLDLRFECITRADRMNETVIRLLKESGCFRVWIGAESGSQSVIDAMDRRVDVQQVRTMIRATRAAGMEAGTFLMLGYPGETEADIEETIRHLKDSRPDHYTITLAYPIKGTPLYGETEGSFLHDPDWAHSTDRDIDFQRTYPRKFYDYAIRRMHNEVAFTRAWVAGGRGIARALVFKMKSLAAKGGMLIHRR; encoded by the coding sequence TTGAAAATCCTCTTTACCCACGGCTATTTCCTGAGGGAAGATCCGCGTGAACAGCAGATCATGAAACCCTATCCGCCACTGGGCATCTTGTATTTGTCGGCCTGGCTGGAACAGAACGGCTTCATCAACGAAGTCTTCGACTCGACCTTTTCGGATTTCGAAACGCTCTGCCGCAAACTCGAGCAAGAACCTCCGCAGGTGCTGGCCGTGTACACGAACCTGATGACGAAATTGAACGTCCTGCGCCTGATCCGTCATGTACGTTCAACCGAAGCCTTGTCGGGTACGCGGATCGTGCTGGGCGGACCGGAGGTTCGGAATCACGCGGAGAATTTTCTCCGTCACGGCGCCGACCTGATCGTGGTTGGCGAGGGGGAAGAAACGATGCTGGACATTGTACGACGTTTACAGGAACGCGGAGCAGGTATCAGGAACTTCGAACTCGCAACGGGAATCGACGGCTGTATCACGCTTGATGATCGCGGCGAACTGAGCCAATCGCCGGAGCGCCGGCTCCTCCGCGACCTGGACGAACTGCCGGCTCCCGCGCGACATCAGATCCAATTGACGCGCTACCTGGATGCCTGGCGATCCCGTCACGGCTACAGCGCCATCTCGGTGAGTACCATGCGCGGATGTCCGTATACCTGCAAGTGGTGCAGCCGGGCCGTGTATGGCCAGACCTACCGAAGGCGCAGTCCCGAAAAAGTCGTGGATGAACTGGCACAATTGAAACAGCGTTACGACTTCGACACCATCTGGTTTGTGGACGACGTGTTCACGATCAGTCATCGCTGGCTGGAAGGATTTAGGGACGCGTTGGTGAACCGCGGGCTTGACCTCCGGTTCGAATGCATCACCCGGGCCGACCGGATGAATGAAACCGTCATCCGCTTGTTGAAGGAAAGCGGTTGCTTCCGCGTCTGGATCGGGGCGGAAAGCGGCTCACAGTCGGTGATTGACGCGATGGACCGGCGCGTCGACGTGCAACAGGTGCGAACCATGATCCGGGCAACGCGTGCCGCGGGGATGGAGGCCGGTACTTTCCTGATGCTGGGATATCCGGGAGAGACGGAAGCCGATATAGAAGAAACGATCCGTCATCTGAAGGATTCACGTCCCGATCATTATACCATCACCTTAGCCTACCCGATCAAAGGCACCCCCTTGTACGGCGAAACGGAGGGATCCTTCCTTCATGATCCGGATTGGGCTCATTCAACCGACCGGGATATTGATTTTCAAAGAACCTATCCGAGGAAATTCTATGACTACGCGATCAGGAGGATGCACAATGAAGTTGCCTTCACACGCGCATGGGTCGCCGGGGGACGTGGAATTGCCCGTGCTTTGGTATTCAAGATGAAATCATTGGCAGCCAAAGGCGGTATGTTGATACACCGCCGTTGA
- a CDS encoding sigma-70 family RNA polymerase sigma factor — MVSRKTIPEQELIELLASRDVKGLEYLYDRYSAALYGVIHRIVGVQERSEEILQETFLRIWERVRHYDPAKGRLFTWMLNIARNLAIDAVRSREFREHRQDDPLEKAEHSHTRNGFNPETIGLRNLVDTLDADYREIIDLLYYRGLTQAEAALKLNIPLGTVKTRSRAALLKLRALFETEIEH; from the coding sequence GTGGTTTCCAGAAAGACGATTCCCGAACAGGAACTGATCGAACTGCTTGCATCCCGCGATGTCAAGGGACTGGAATACCTGTACGATCGCTATTCGGCTGCCTTATACGGTGTGATACATCGCATTGTGGGCGTGCAGGAACGTTCAGAGGAGATCCTGCAGGAAACTTTTTTGCGCATTTGGGAGCGGGTCCGTCATTATGATCCTGCCAAGGGCCGTTTGTTCACCTGGATGTTGAACATTGCGCGCAACCTGGCGATCGATGCCGTTCGCTCACGCGAATTCAGGGAACACCGGCAAGACGATCCGCTGGAAAAAGCGGAACATTCCCACACCCGAAACGGCTTTAACCCGGAAACCATCGGGCTACGAAACCTCGTAGATACCCTTGACGCGGATTACCGGGAGATCATCGATCTGCTGTATTACCGCGGTTTGACCCAGGCCGAGGCGGCGCTGAAACTGAACATTCCGCTGGGAACCGTCAAGACCCGATCGCGGGCGGCGCTGCTGAAGTTGCGGGCCTTGTTTGAAACAGAAATAGAGCATTGA
- a CDS encoding anti-sigma factor, producing the protein MNGSMDVKEYIESGIVELYAMGNLSSTERMEFEQRLLLYPELRAELDRVQQALEQYAEAHSINPRPSTRRRLMDHVREQQRSESGEAQRDRSFYLTYKYLIAASLAALFISTFASWFFYSRWNDAEERYTAVLQEKQSLSLNLNTLQASFDKLYADHMIGRDPDVRILTLAMADSSAKPMARIYWNPRSHETWVEVLEPMPAENGMQYQLWAMEADTPVNAGMFDMPEEDGMFRVKDVAIATAWAVTVEPKGGSERPTMERKVMVTPGS; encoded by the coding sequence TTGAACGGAAGCATGGACGTGAAGGAGTACATAGAATCCGGAATTGTGGAGCTGTACGCGATGGGCAACCTCTCGTCGACCGAGCGCATGGAGTTCGAGCAGCGCCTGCTCCTGTATCCGGAATTGCGAGCTGAATTGGATCGGGTCCAGCAGGCACTTGAACAGTATGCCGAGGCGCATTCCATCAATCCACGACCCTCGACGCGTCGACGGCTGATGGATCACGTGCGTGAACAACAACGTTCCGAATCCGGGGAAGCACAGCGTGACCGCTCCTTCTACCTCACCTATAAATACCTGATCGCGGCGAGTCTCGCGGCCTTGTTCATCAGCACCTTCGCATCCTGGTTCTTTTATTCCCGCTGGAACGATGCCGAAGAGCGCTATACGGCGGTGCTGCAGGAAAAACAATCACTTTCGCTGAATCTGAATACGCTCCAGGCTTCCTTCGATAAACTGTATGCGGACCACATGATCGGACGTGATCCCGATGTCAGGATCCTGACACTTGCCATGGCCGACTCCAGCGCGAAACCGATGGCACGCATCTACTGGAACCCGCGCTCCCACGAGACCTGGGTCGAAGTATTGGAACCCATGCCGGCCGAAAACGGCATGCAATACCAGTTGTGGGCCATGGAGGCCGACACGCCTGTCAATGCCGGCATGTTCGATATGCCGGAGGAGGACGGTATGTTCCGGGTAAAGGACGTCGCCATCGCGACCGCCTGGGCCGTCACCGTGGAGCCGAAAGGCGGAAGCGAACGACCCACCATGGAACGAAAGGTCATGGTCACACCGGGTAGTTAA
- a CDS encoding YceI family protein yields the protein MRLSPLAIMLLISFLFVSTCTEGQSVYITDKGFVSFFSEAPIENIEGRHLGPQSILNLPKRELAFIIPIRGFHFEKSLMEEHFNEKYMESDRFPNATFTGTLSQPIHPGLDTSMAMEAAGKMTIHGVEQSLQIPGKAEVRNGVIRLTASFPIAVKSYGISIPKLLTENIADTVRVDLDITYKPFRKND from the coding sequence ATGCGGCTCTCCCCTCTCGCCATCATGCTGCTGATTTCCTTCCTGTTCGTTTCAACATGCACAGAAGGGCAAAGCGTCTACATTACCGATAAAGGATTCGTTTCATTCTTTTCCGAAGCGCCGATTGAGAATATCGAAGGCCGCCACCTCGGACCGCAATCGATCCTGAACCTTCCCAAACGTGAGCTAGCATTCATCATTCCGATCCGGGGATTTCATTTTGAAAAGTCGCTGATGGAGGAGCATTTCAACGAGAAGTACATGGAGAGCGACCGGTTTCCGAACGCCACCTTCACGGGAACCCTCAGCCAACCGATCCATCCGGGCCTTGACACGTCGATGGCCATGGAAGCCGCGGGAAAGATGACCATCCACGGCGTCGAGCAAAGCCTGCAGATTCCCGGTAAAGCCGAAGTTCGGAATGGCGTGATCCGTCTGACTGCCAGCTTTCCAATCGCGGTCAAGTCTTACGGGATCTCCATCCCAAAACTTCTTACGGAGAACATTGCGGATACGGTCCGCGTGGATCTGGACATTACCTACAAGCCATTTCGTAAAAACGACTGA
- a CDS encoding DUF4271 domain-containing protein produces MPDTLSLIGLPNDSLAFADSVGVSATDSLVRIVPAPPVKTSPAIINLYGDHALQPTHNGPIDRPYVSPDWLFPILLLIAAVFTWLRVFYNKYFTQLFEAVVNNNLTNQIVRDENILVQRASVYLSIVFYLVGALFLYEFSLHRNWPLAGIGSGFPRFLFFAILVSAVYALKFLILKIAGWLFDVEKETALYIFNVFLLNNLLGILLLPFIALLAFHGALPGDRLFQAALILIGLVYLYRLFRGFLVGIGTSGFSPLYLFLYLCTLEIAPLLVLLRLASRS; encoded by the coding sequence ATGCCGGACACCTTGAGCCTGATAGGTTTGCCGAACGACAGCCTGGCCTTTGCCGACTCTGTCGGGGTGAGCGCTACCGACAGTCTGGTTCGGATCGTGCCGGCCCCGCCGGTCAAGACCAGCCCGGCGATCATCAATCTGTACGGTGACCACGCGCTGCAGCCGACACACAACGGACCGATCGACCGGCCGTATGTTTCGCCGGATTGGTTGTTTCCAATCCTGCTGCTGATCGCGGCGGTGTTCACCTGGCTTCGCGTCTTCTACAACAAGTACTTTACGCAGCTCTTTGAGGCGGTCGTCAACAACAACCTGACGAACCAGATCGTACGCGACGAGAACATCCTGGTTCAACGCGCTTCGGTTTATCTCAGCATCGTCTTTTACCTGGTAGGCGCCTTGTTCCTGTACGAATTCAGCCTGCATCGGAACTGGCCGCTTGCCGGCATTGGCAGTGGATTTCCCCGCTTTCTTTTCTTCGCGATCCTGGTGTCAGCCGTCTATGCTTTGAAATTCCTGATATTAAAAATCGCCGGCTGGCTGTTCGATGTAGAAAAGGAGACCGCCCTCTACATCTTCAACGTCTTTCTCCTGAACAACCTGTTGGGCATCCTGTTACTGCCTTTCATCGCATTGCTGGCCTTTCACGGAGCGCTGCCGGGAGACCGCTTGTTCCAGGCCGCCTTGATCCTGATCGGCCTGGTTTATCTGTATCGGCTGTTTCGCGGATTCCTGGTCGGGATAGGAACCTCCGGATTCTCACCGCTTTATTTGTTTTTGTATCTTTGCACCCTTGAAATCGCCCCTTTGTTGGTGCTCCTGCGCCTGGCGTCAAGGAGTTGA
- a CDS encoding uroporphyrinogen-III synthase, translated as MSLKVKTILVTQPKPETDKSPYYDLAKKFSLKIDFRPFIQVEPIPAKDFRKDKVNLAEHTAVILTSRNAADHFFRVCNELRVTVPETLKYFCISESTAYYLQKFVVYRKRKIFFGKQTISDLMDVIKKHKKEKFLVPCTDIHKQEIFETLDTHHIDYTKAVIYRTVASDLSDLANVNYDVLVFFSPSGITSLLKNFPKFKQNNTRIAAFGPTTAQAVLDAGLRLDIQAPVPAAPSMTMALEQYIKKANK; from the coding sequence ATGAGCCTGAAAGTGAAGACCATTCTGGTTACTCAGCCGAAACCTGAAACCGATAAGTCTCCTTATTACGATTTGGCGAAGAAGTTCAGCCTCAAGATCGACTTCCGTCCGTTCATTCAGGTCGAGCCGATCCCGGCGAAAGACTTCCGAAAAGACAAGGTCAATCTCGCTGAGCATACGGCGGTCATCCTGACGAGCCGAAACGCCGCCGATCATTTTTTCCGGGTTTGCAACGAATTGCGCGTCACTGTGCCCGAAACGTTAAAGTACTTCTGCATTTCGGAATCGACTGCTTACTACCTACAGAAATTCGTTGTCTACCGGAAGCGGAAGATCTTTTTCGGCAAGCAAACCATCAGTGATCTGATGGACGTCATCAAGAAGCACAAGAAGGAGAAATTCCTTGTTCCCTGCACCGATATCCACAAGCAGGAAATTTTCGAGACCCTGGACACTCATCACATCGATTATACCAAGGCGGTCATCTATCGAACCGTTGCCAGCGACCTATCCGACCTGGCCAATGTGAACTATGACGTGCTGGTATTCTTCTCCCCTTCCGGCATCACTTCGCTCCTGAAGAACTTCCCGAAGTTCAAGCAGAACAATACCCGGATCGCCGCTTTCGGACCGACCACCGCGCAGGCTGTGCTGGATGCGGGTCTTCGTCTCGACATCCAGGCTCCCGTACCGGCAGCGCCTTCGATGACGATGGCGTTGGAGCAGTACATCAAGAAAGCCAACAAGTAA
- the rnpA gene encoding ribonuclease P protein component, giving the protein MAALRRNTFRKLERLVSRKSFETLVQEGQSVHHPPVRLTWQRQVLSTGFPAATAFSVPKRNFRRAVDRNRIKRLLREAFRKNKAELYTLLEERKQEVALLFVFTGRKLPDYRQVETQVMRCLQQLTGQLRSHDE; this is encoded by the coding sequence ATGGCAGCGCTCCGCCGCAATACGTTCCGTAAACTGGAGCGACTCGTCAGTCGCAAGTCCTTCGAAACCCTCGTTCAGGAAGGTCAATCCGTCCATCATCCCCCTGTTCGCCTGACCTGGCAACGACAGGTCCTTTCCACGGGATTTCCGGCAGCCACGGCCTTTTCAGTACCAAAACGAAACTTCCGCAGGGCGGTGGACCGGAATCGCATCAAGCGGCTGTTGCGCGAAGCCTTCCGGAAAAATAAAGCGGAACTTTACACGTTGCTGGAAGAACGCAAACAAGAGGTCGCGCTTCTGTTCGTGTTTACCGGCCGGAAACTCCCCGACTACCGACAGGTGGAAACCCAGGTCATGCGTTGTCTGCAACAACTGACCGGTCAATTGCGGAGCCATGATGAGTAG
- the yidD gene encoding membrane protein insertion efficiency factor YidD, whose protein sequence is MMSRLFIAIIRFYQGALSPLLRPSCRFTPTCSQYGIEAIKKHGAFRGGWLTLKRIARCHPWGGHGHDPVP, encoded by the coding sequence ATGATGAGTAGACTATTCATCGCGATCATCCGTTTCTATCAGGGTGCCTTGTCGCCCCTGCTCCGTCCGAGTTGTCGTTTCACGCCCACCTGTTCGCAATACGGCATTGAGGCGATCAAAAAGCACGGTGCATTCCGAGGCGGATGGCTTACCTTGAAGCGCATCGCCCGGTGTCATCCCTGGGGAGGACACGGTCACGACCCTGTTCCCTGA
- a CDS encoding S41 family peptidase: protein MKYNLRRLKTALLVLGTVVVTLVSSAFVDDYFEVSKNLDIFSTLYREVNMYYVDSTDPGKLMRKGIDSMLENLDPYTNYIPESDIEDYRFMTTGQYGGIGALIRQHGDYIQISDPYEGYPAQLADLRAGDVILEIDGRSAKGKKTDEVSRALKGSPNTDVKLLIRREGEENPILKTITRKEIKVKSVPYASRIGDNIGYIRLSSFTENASGEVGDALKRLKQEGELKGVILDLRGNPGGLLNEAVNISNLFVERGQEIVSTRGKIREMDKSYKAQNNPLDPQLPVAVLVNSGSASASEIVSGSLQDLDRAVVVGQRTFGKGLVQTTRPLSYNAQLKITTAKYYIPSGRCIQALDYSHRNEDGSVGKIADSLTHEFKTKAGRTVRDGGGILPDLIAESDKLSNIAQSLLSKNLIFDYATRYRRNHPDIPAARDFRLGDADFADFEAFLKDKDYDYSTRSEKTLEELRKIADEEAYLTAVKTEYEALKAKLSHDKQNDLRKNKAEILELLQEEIASRYYYQVGRIEAALQHDPQLNEASNLLRDATRYSGILKGTIRAEAK from the coding sequence ATGAAATACAATCTGCGCCGTCTAAAAACCGCCCTGCTGGTCCTGGGCACGGTAGTGGTCACGCTGGTCAGTTCAGCATTTGTTGACGACTATTTCGAGGTGTCAAAGAACCTGGACATATTCTCCACCCTCTACCGGGAGGTGAACATGTACTATGTGGATTCTACCGATCCGGGCAAGTTGATGCGGAAAGGCATCGACTCGATGCTGGAAAACCTGGATCCTTATACGAATTACATTCCGGAATCCGACATTGAAGATTATCGCTTCATGACTACCGGGCAATACGGTGGAATCGGCGCACTCATCCGGCAGCACGGAGATTACATCCAGATCAGCGATCCGTACGAAGGGTATCCGGCGCAACTGGCCGATTTGCGGGCGGGCGACGTCATTCTTGAAATCGACGGCCGCAGTGCAAAAGGAAAGAAGACCGACGAAGTGAGCCGGGCGCTGAAAGGATCACCCAATACGGACGTCAAGTTGCTCATCCGACGCGAAGGCGAAGAAAACCCGATCCTGAAAACGATCACGCGGAAAGAGATCAAAGTGAAAAGCGTTCCCTACGCCAGCCGGATCGGTGACAATATCGGTTACATCCGCCTCAGCAGTTTCACGGAGAATGCAAGCGGGGAGGTCGGCGATGCGCTCAAGCGACTGAAGCAGGAAGGCGAGCTAAAAGGCGTCATACTTGATCTCCGCGGAAATCCCGGCGGTCTCCTGAACGAAGCGGTCAATATTTCCAATCTGTTCGTGGAACGCGGACAGGAGATCGTCAGCACCCGCGGTAAGATCCGCGAGATGGACAAGAGTTATAAGGCCCAGAACAATCCGCTGGACCCGCAGCTACCGGTGGCTGTACTGGTGAACAGCGGCTCAGCGTCCGCCTCGGAGATTGTCAGCGGTTCATTGCAGGACCTCGACCGTGCCGTCGTGGTCGGACAACGCACATTCGGCAAAGGCCTTGTACAAACGACGCGTCCACTCTCCTACAATGCGCAATTGAAGATCACGACCGCCAAATACTACATCCCGAGCGGCCGGTGTATTCAGGCATTGGATTATTCCCACCGCAATGAGGACGGCAGTGTAGGCAAGATCGCGGATTCACTGACGCACGAATTCAAAACCAAAGCAGGGCGAACGGTCCGCGACGGTGGCGGTATTCTGCCCGACCTGATCGCGGAATCGGACAAGCTCAGCAACATCGCGCAAAGCCTGCTGAGCAAAAACCTGATCTTCGATTACGCGACCCGCTATCGTCGCAACCATCCAGACATACCGGCTGCCAGGGATTTCCGATTAGGCGATGCTGACTTTGCCGACTTCGAGGCCTTTTTGAAAGACAAGGATTACGATTATTCCACCCGCAGCGAAAAGACGCTGGAGGAATTGCGCAAGATCGCCGATGAAGAGGCTTACCTCACAGCTGTAAAGACGGAATACGAAGCCCTGAAGGCCAAACTCTCCCACGATAAGCAAAACGATCTTCGGAAAAACAAAGCCGAGATCCTGGAACTGCTTCAGGAAGAGATCGCTTCCCGTTATTACTATCAGGTTGGCCGTATCGAAGCCGCCCTGCAACACGATCCGCAGCTGAATGAAGCTTCCAACTTGCTCCGCGATGCCACCCGCTACAGTGGAATATTGAAAGGGACCATCCGCGCTGAAGCGAAATAA
- a CDS encoding O-antigen ligase family protein: protein MKAPGYFRDNRLYTLGLVLLAAGLPLSLFLTSVSQFVLAGAFLLDGGSVREKFLRFFRNKAAVALAGIWLLHVIGLAWTHDLAEGWKDVRIKLPLLVLPLIFSGHSPLSRKQFRLVADILLLSFLAGSLVSVAVLLGWIDRPVHTVRDVFIFGISHIRFSLFLCVGVYLLADRLLRKEPAGPIARLFEFLLAVWFIVFLVIIESITGLVILLLTASFFLLRALFQRGRSWTKALALIVLIAIPVVVISTVRTAWQETSVRHPYPIRQWEKTQYGNLYTFDLEQPTYENGYPVNAYVCDIELREHWNKRSLHAFDSTDLRNQPLRWTLVRFLASKGWRKDGRAVDALSATEVASIEQGVANVNDQERSSLSGRIRQIVWEFERYQQGGNPSGHSVTQRLEFWKAAMGVIRSHPLFGTGTGDLKEAYQAEYKRMGTQLRPEFRLRAHNQYLAVTAALGIFGLAVFLACWIYPVFAFGKAKGLLVQAAWLITTISMLTEDTLETQAGATFAALFISLFLFAQPGNPAEERQEES, encoded by the coding sequence ATGAAAGCGCCCGGCTATTTCCGCGACAATCGACTTTATACACTCGGGCTGGTGCTGCTGGCAGCGGGCTTGCCGCTATCGCTCTTTCTGACCAGCGTATCCCAGTTCGTACTGGCCGGCGCCTTCTTACTGGACGGCGGCTCCGTTCGTGAGAAGTTCCTCCGCTTTTTCCGCAACAAGGCCGCAGTTGCGCTTGCCGGGATCTGGTTGCTGCACGTGATCGGATTGGCATGGACACACGACCTGGCAGAAGGTTGGAAGGATGTCCGCATCAAGCTCCCGTTGCTGGTGCTTCCGTTGATTTTCTCCGGTCACTCGCCCCTGTCGCGAAAGCAATTCCGCCTCGTGGCCGACATCTTGCTATTGTCATTTCTCGCGGGAAGTTTGGTCAGCGTAGCGGTGCTCCTGGGCTGGATCGACCGACCGGTGCATACGGTTCGCGACGTTTTCATTTTCGGCATCTCGCACATTCGCTTTTCACTATTCCTGTGCGTAGGCGTTTATCTGCTGGCTGACCGCCTGCTTCGAAAGGAACCGGCCGGCCCGATCGCACGACTCTTTGAGTTCCTGCTGGCCGTATGGTTCATCGTCTTTCTCGTGATCATCGAATCGATCACCGGCCTTGTGATCCTGCTGTTGACGGCAAGCTTCTTCCTCCTCCGCGCCTTGTTTCAGCGGGGACGAAGCTGGACCAAAGCACTCGCGTTGATCGTCCTGATCGCCATTCCGGTGGTGGTGATCAGCACCGTCCGGACGGCCTGGCAGGAAACCTCCGTGCGTCATCCTTATCCGATCCGGCAATGGGAAAAGACGCAGTACGGGAATCTTTACACCTTTGATCTCGAGCAGCCGACCTATGAAAACGGTTATCCGGTCAATGCGTACGTATGTGATATCGAATTGCGCGAACATTGGAACAAAAGGAGCCTGCATGCATTCGACTCCACCGACCTGCGCAACCAACCCTTGCGTTGGACGCTCGTCCGCTTTCTCGCGTCAAAAGGTTGGCGAAAAGACGGCCGGGCCGTGGACGCGTTAAGCGCGACCGAAGTCGCGTCGATAGAACAAGGTGTGGCGAACGTAAACGATCAGGAACGGAGCAGTCTCAGCGGACGCATCCGTCAGATCGTGTGGGAATTCGAACGTTATCAGCAAGGAGGAAACCCCAGCGGCCATTCGGTCACCCAACGCCTTGAATTTTGGAAAGCCGCCATGGGTGTGATCCGTTCCCATCCGCTTTTCGGGACGGGCACCGGCGACCTCAAGGAAGCATACCAGGCAGAATACAAACGAATGGGAACACAACTCCGGCCGGAATTTCGTTTGCGTGCGCACAATCAATACCTGGCTGTAACCGCGGCACTTGGCATATTCGGTTTGGCGGTATTTCTCGCTTGCTGGATTTATCCGGTGTTCGCATTTGGAAAAGCTAAGGGATTACTGGTTCAGGCAGCCTGGCTGATCACCACGATTTCCATGCTGACGGAAGACACGCTCGAAACCCAGGCGGGCGCCACGTTTGCGGCTTTGTTCATCAGCTTGTTCCTGTTTGCACAACCCGGGAACCCGGCGGAAGAGCGACAGGAGGAATCCTGA
- a CDS encoding glycosyltransferase family 2 protein encodes MIRLSAVIITFNEEKNIGRCLESLKGVADEIVVLDSFSTDQTESICREHGVRFIRHPFGGYIEQKNEVLRLAHYDHVLSLDADEALSPQLRASILDLKANWQLDAYSFNRLTWYCRRFMRHGGWYPDTKVRLFVRGKGAWGGENPHDRFIPHDPARVGKLKGDLLHYSYFSVSEHIRQMNRFTDIASEAAYRGGKRTTWLALLFRPAVKFLRDYFFLAGFLDGYYGFIAARISAHANFLKYVKLYELQRKKKA; translated from the coding sequence ATGATCCGACTTTCCGCCGTCATCATCACCTTCAACGAGGAAAAGAACATCGGCAGATGCCTGGAGTCGCTCAAGGGCGTGGCGGACGAGATCGTCGTGCTGGACTCTTTCTCGACCGACCAGACCGAATCGATCTGCCGGGAGCACGGAGTCCGTTTCATTCGTCATCCTTTTGGCGGTTACATTGAACAGAAGAACGAAGTACTGCGCCTGGCGCACTACGATCATGTGCTCTCCCTGGATGCTGACGAAGCACTATCCCCTCAGTTAAGAGCTTCCATCCTGGACCTGAAGGCGAACTGGCAGTTGGATGCTTACTCGTTCAACCGCCTGACCTGGTATTGCCGACGTTTCATGCGACATGGTGGCTGGTATCCCGATACGAAAGTGCGCCTCTTCGTCCGGGGCAAGGGCGCCTGGGGTGGGGAGAACCCACACGATCGGTTCATTCCGCACGATCCCGCACGAGTCGGTAAACTGAAGGGCGACCTCCTGCATTATTCGTACTTCAGTGTCTCCGAACACATCCGGCAAATGAACCGCTTCACGGACATCGCTTCGGAAGCAGCCTATCGCGGCGGAAAACGCACAACCTGGCTGGCCTTGCTGTTCCGGCCCGCGGTTAAGTTTTTGCGCGACTATTTTTTTCTGGCGGGCTTTCTCGATGGCTACTACGGATTCATCGCTGCACGAATTTCAGCGCACGCCAACTTTCTGAAGTACGTCAAGTTGTACGAATTGCAGCGAAAGAAGAAGGCCTGA
- the meaB gene encoding methylmalonyl Co-A mutase-associated GTPase MeaB codes for MQEPGYDAAADLSAIRGGDRKALARAITRVENELTGYRELLHLLTPETGVPVTGFTGPPGAGKSTLINALVRHLRKAGKTVAVIAVDPTSPFNYGSLLGDRLRMQEHFNDEAVFIRSIATRGSLGGLSEKVIELVDLMRCAGFDHIIVETVGVGQSEVEIAGLADTTVVVLVPEAGDEIQTLKSGIMEIADVFVVNKADREGAETFANNLRKLAAHPRPDGWEVPVVKTTANADVGVQEVVDAIERHHTSSSMNAKRPYLLAEKAFRLIRRERMRGLTKAQLKEALEKELHAPRFNLYQFADQWVRRIARNDN; via the coding sequence ATGCAAGAACCCGGATACGATGCCGCTGCCGACCTGTCCGCCATTCGGGGCGGAGACCGTAAGGCACTCGCACGCGCCATTACCCGGGTGGAAAATGAACTTACCGGATATCGGGAACTGCTCCATTTGCTGACACCGGAAACAGGTGTGCCGGTCACAGGATTTACCGGACCGCCGGGTGCTGGTAAGAGTACCCTGATCAATGCATTGGTACGCCATTTACGTAAGGCCGGTAAAACGGTAGCGGTCATTGCGGTAGATCCCACCTCTCCGTTCAACTACGGTTCGCTGCTCGGTGACCGGCTCCGGATGCAGGAACACTTCAACGACGAAGCTGTCTTCATCCGCTCCATCGCTACCCGCGGTTCCCTCGGTGGGCTATCGGAAAAGGTCATCGAGCTCGTTGACCTGATGCGTTGTGCAGGTTTCGACCACATCATCGTGGAAACCGTCGGCGTCGGACAATCCGAAGTGGAAATTGCCGGACTTGCGGACACCACCGTAGTGGTACTTGTACCGGAAGCGGGCGACGAGATCCAAACGCTTAAGTCCGGCATCATGGAAATCGCGGACGTATTCGTAGTCAACAAAGCCGATCGCGAAGGCGCGGAAACCTTTGCCAACAATCTGCGCAAACTGGCTGCGCATCCGCGTCCGGATGGGTGGGAAGTCCCGGTCGTTAAAACAACCGCCAACGCGGATGTGGGCGTACAGGAAGTCGTAGACGCGATCGAACGTCATCATACCAGCAGCAGCATGAATGCCAAACGCCCTTACCTGCTGGCTGAAAAAGCTTTCCGGCTCATCCGCCGCGAACGGATGCGCGGGCTGACCAAAGCCCAATTGAAAGAAGCTTTGGAAAAGGAGCTCCACGCCCCCCGCTTTAACTTGTATCAGTTTGCCGATCAATGGGTTAGGCGAATTGCCCGGAATGACAATTAG